From Halomicrobium salinisoli, the proteins below share one genomic window:
- a CDS encoding winged helix-turn-helix domain-containing protein yields the protein MAPDDTRDDGEAGGDVRDKIEEGADRAMEQFDEGVVDLLSWVLDTETRARIFVYLREHPDSTSEEVAEGTGLYPSTVREALAELHDEEKVTRRKREAGGAGNNPYEYAAIAPSDLVSDVVDDVQSELNAVFNLDQYLGPGDADGGNEPVTISVEGGDDAAEDGDPAGDGVGAAGDAEGGHEIDVDAVDEDRSDDGDDADRTDDAGGSDPTDDDAAE from the coding sequence ATGGCTCCGGACGACACACGCGACGACGGCGAGGCGGGCGGCGACGTCCGCGACAAGATCGAAGAGGGGGCGGACCGGGCGATGGAACAGTTCGACGAGGGCGTCGTCGACCTGCTCTCGTGGGTCCTCGACACGGAGACGCGGGCGCGCATCTTCGTCTACCTCCGGGAGCACCCCGACAGCACCAGCGAGGAGGTCGCCGAGGGGACCGGCCTGTACCCGAGTACGGTCCGCGAGGCGCTGGCCGAGCTCCACGACGAGGAGAAGGTCACGCGTCGCAAGCGCGAGGCCGGCGGGGCCGGCAACAACCCCTACGAGTACGCCGCTATCGCGCCCAGCGACCTGGTCTCGGACGTCGTCGACGACGTCCAGTCCGAGCTCAACGCCGTGTTCAACCTCGATCAGTACCTCGGCCCCGGCGACGCCGACGGCGGGAACGAGCCGGTGACGATCAGCGTCGAGGGCGGCGACGACGCGGCGGAGGACGGCGACCCCGCCGGGGACGGGGTCGGCGCCGCCGGCGACGCCGAGGGCGGCCACGAGATCGACGTCGACGCCGTCGACGAGGACCGCAGCGACGACGGCGACGACGCCGACCGGACGGACGATGCCGGCGGCTCCGACCCGACGGACGACGACGCGGCCGAGTGA
- a CDS encoding transcription initiation factor IIB family protein: MYRASDHREHEEWLEEMERAADALELDATARSRAVDLFLTTVPDDDRSKRSALAASLYVGALVSGQERSQTAVAEATDVSRLTIQQRWKDLLEEAGLEAPDW, from the coding sequence GTGTACCGCGCCAGCGACCACCGGGAACACGAGGAGTGGCTGGAGGAGATGGAGCGGGCGGCCGACGCCCTGGAGCTGGACGCGACGGCGCGCTCGCGGGCGGTGGACCTGTTCCTGACGACGGTCCCGGACGACGACCGGTCGAAGCGGTCGGCGCTGGCGGCGAGCCTCTACGTCGGCGCGCTGGTCAGCGGCCAGGAGCGGTCCCAGACCGCGGTCGCGGAGGCCACCGACGTCTCGCGGCTGACGATCCAGCAGCGCTGGAAGGACCTGCTGGAGGAGGCGGGGCTGGAAGCGCCGGACTGGTGA
- a CDS encoding glutamate--cysteine ligase, with product MEETGSAEAFDRTGTLGIEEEFYVVDEHGRPTSGTDELVYESDPPEILEGRLDHELFKCVIETQTPLIESFDEARAALDDVRDALVEHARSEGFGIAAAGLHPLAKWRELEHAEKPRYRAQLDRIQYPQHRNVTAGLHVHVGVDDPDKAVWIANEIRWHLPLMLALSANSPFWNGFDTGLASARAKIFEGLPNTGMPTAFDSFEAFRAFEQRMIETGSIDDRGELWFDVRPHSGHGTVEVRTPDGHRDRDVVMAFVEYVAALVEDLGARYDDGESASGYRREVLDENKWRALRYGRDAELIAQSGPESLPLGELVDRECSRLGVDGIGEVYERESGAAAQRRIRREEGVDALAAELELR from the coding sequence ATGGAGGAGACGGGCTCAGCCGAGGCGTTCGACAGGACGGGCACCCTCGGCATCGAGGAGGAGTTCTACGTCGTCGACGAGCACGGTCGGCCGACCTCGGGGACGGACGAACTGGTCTACGAGTCCGACCCGCCGGAGATCCTCGAGGGCCGTCTCGACCACGAGCTGTTCAAGTGCGTCATCGAGACGCAGACGCCGCTGATCGAGTCGTTCGACGAGGCCCGGGCGGCGCTAGACGACGTCCGCGACGCGCTCGTCGAACACGCCCGCTCGGAGGGGTTCGGCATCGCCGCCGCGGGCCTGCACCCGCTGGCGAAGTGGCGCGAGCTGGAACACGCCGAGAAGCCCCGCTACCGGGCGCAGCTGGACCGCATCCAGTACCCCCAGCACCGCAACGTCACGGCCGGCCTGCACGTCCACGTCGGCGTCGACGACCCGGACAAGGCCGTCTGGATCGCCAACGAGATCCGCTGGCACCTGCCGCTGATGCTGGCGCTGTCGGCCAACTCTCCGTTCTGGAACGGCTTCGACACCGGGCTGGCCTCCGCCCGCGCGAAGATCTTCGAGGGGCTGCCCAACACCGGGATGCCCACCGCGTTCGACTCCTTCGAGGCGTTCCGGGCCTTCGAGCAGCGCATGATCGAGACGGGCAGCATCGACGACCGCGGGGAGCTGTGGTTCGACGTCCGGCCGCACTCGGGCCACGGCACCGTCGAGGTCCGCACGCCGGACGGCCACCGCGACCGCGACGTCGTGATGGCGTTCGTCGAGTACGTCGCGGCGTTAGTCGAGGACCTCGGCGCCCGCTACGACGACGGCGAGTCCGCCAGCGGCTACCGCCGCGAGGTGCTGGACGAGAACAAGTGGCGCGCGCTCCGGTACGGCCGCGACGCCGAACTGATCGCGCAGTCGGGCCCGGAGTCGCTCCCGCTGGGCGAACTCGTCGACCGCGAGTGCTCGCGGCTCGGCGTCGACGGCATCGGCGAGGTCTACGAGCGCGAGAGCGGCGCCGCTGCCCAGCGGAGGATACGCCGCGAGGAGGGCGTGGACGCCCTCGCCGCGGAACTGGAACTGCGGTGA
- a CDS encoding phosphopantetheine adenylyltransferase has translation MKVALGGTFDPIHDGHRALFERAFELGDVTVGLTSDDLAPRTRDDERPIRSYEERKRDLEAELADFAGEHDREFEVRPLDSPTGIATEAQFDALVVSPETETGGKRINEIRRENGHDPLEIEVVPHVNADDGDIISSTRIVNGEIDEHGNLTPDSDGR, from the coding sequence ATGAAGGTCGCGCTGGGCGGGACGTTCGATCCGATCCACGACGGACACCGCGCGCTCTTCGAGCGCGCGTTCGAGCTTGGCGACGTCACCGTGGGACTGACCAGCGACGACCTCGCGCCAAGGACCCGCGACGACGAGCGACCGATCCGCTCCTACGAGGAGCGCAAGCGCGACCTCGAGGCAGAACTCGCGGACTTCGCCGGCGAACACGACCGCGAGTTCGAGGTCCGGCCGCTGGACAGCCCGACCGGCATCGCCACGGAGGCACAGTTCGACGCGCTGGTCGTCTCCCCCGAGACCGAGACCGGCGGCAAGCGCATCAACGAGATCCGCCGCGAGAACGGCCACGACCCCCTCGAGATCGAGGTCGTCCCGCACGTCAACGCCGACGACGGCGACATCATCTCCTCGACGCGCATCGTCAACGGCGAGATCGACGAGCACGGCAATCTCACGCCCGACAGCGACGGGCGCTGA
- a CDS encoding MOSC domain-containing protein has translation MPTVQQIWTAPDAGEPMEPRESVAAVRDGGLRGDRYFRGTGHYSPYDVCQVTLVDSGALEYIREEFDIDLTDGRHRRNLVVDADVVDLLDTKFRIGEAVFEGTRRRPPCAHVEEVAGEEGVARALREERGGICADVVESGEVRVGDDLEVLERLDDPDALADAIRERRER, from the coding sequence ATGCCCACCGTCCAGCAAATCTGGACCGCGCCCGACGCCGGCGAGCCCATGGAGCCCCGCGAGTCCGTCGCGGCCGTCCGCGACGGCGGCCTCCGCGGCGACCGGTACTTCCGCGGCACCGGCCACTATTCGCCGTACGACGTCTGCCAGGTCACCCTCGTCGACAGCGGCGCTCTCGAGTATATTCGCGAGGAGTTCGACATCGACCTCACCGACGGCCGCCACCGCCGGAACCTCGTGGTCGACGCCGACGTCGTCGATCTGCTCGACACGAAGTTCAGGATCGGCGAAGCCGTCTTCGAGGGGACGCGCCGTCGACCGCCCTGCGCCCACGTCGAGGAGGTCGCCGGCGAGGAGGGGGTCGCGCGGGCACTCCGGGAAGAGCGGGGCGGCATCTGCGCCGACGTGGTGGAGTCCGGCGAGGTGCGGGTGGGCGACGACCTGGAGGTGCTGGAGCGGCTGGACGACCCCGACGCGCTGGCCGATGCGATCCGGGAGCGACGAGAGCGTTAG